Proteins encoded together in one Cicer arietinum cultivar CDC Frontier isolate Library 1 chromosome 4, Cicar.CDCFrontier_v2.0, whole genome shotgun sequence window:
- the LOC101493806 gene encoding uncharacterized protein — MMQDRRNKVLMEQLKQSLLLRLQALNPSSHSIIKSPHVSSFIDNHLPQVFKSFHTPTHPPYSAMIKRAVRELNEEDGSTDEEISEFIRREYEKDLPFAHSTILKVHLMKLCMNRDLECTKNGRYVLVDCQSEVVVTMLESDKEDNQKDDRDNDWRRFY, encoded by the exons ATGATGCAAGATCGAAGGAACAAGGTTTTAATGGAACAGCTGAAACAATCTCTTTTGTTACGTCTTCAAGCATTGAACCCCAGTTCTCATTCCATCATCAAATCACCACACGTCTCCTCTTTTATAGACAATCATCTTCCACAAGTGTTCAAATCCTTCCATACCCCCACTCACCCTCCTTATTCCgca ATGATAAAGAGAGCAGTGAGGGAATTGAATGAGGAAGATGGGTCGACTGATGAAGAAATATCTGAGTTCATTAGAAGGGAATATGAGAAAGATTTACCATTTGCCCATTCAACTATTCTTAAGGTTCATCTGATGAAGCTTTGCATGAATAGGGATCTTGAGTGTACCAAGAATGGGAGATATGTGCTTGTCGATTGTCAAAGTGAAGTGGTTGTAACAATGCTTGAAAGTGATAAAGAAGACAACCAAAAAGATGACAGAGACAACGACTGGCGAAGATTCTATTAG